A section of the Nitrospira sp. genome encodes:
- the lptD gene encoding LPS assembly protein LptD: MAVGCRLFGVEMAETLAGARKRLVYAILLFLFLPGAAIAADEPTGTALPSSGSAPLDLTADRIDYLKEEEIYEAEGSVLVRQGTLRLAADHMTIQALPGVLIATGHVRLLDPRGDLTADRLELNINTEAGIVTHGQLYLKASNTQIDGRLMQRFSEDHYRVKEGRFTNCDAEPDETPAWRFQFKDLDLNAGDALAFKGGWLCVLDARVLPLPTMTYPLSPRKTGFLIPTIGYDNRFGWHLQESFFWAINPSQDLTVSPFYFTKLGYGSDFEYRYVLDRLSRGQWFVSALQQTQLPNVSGAAASGTPAQESRALITGTHTQQFTPNTLLRVQANLVTDPQYLQQLSNSGAQRALPSNENNLLGTHRLPYGNMYLWSQYLQPLQAGGSDTFQRLPEIGYSLPDTTVFKSPFLLSTDTSFVYFYREQGFTENRIDFLPGLSTEIIDVGHVVGFRPQAKFREVYYSRGIDSTSNISRQTFWAALDAGSKLSRRFVAGGGHAVLHTLEPSAMYEYVPQTNQSQIAQIDQVDDLPKKNLLTYMLRSRVLEQNGHTSFNWLDLTLAQSYHVDGVQTSAMNFTPGAVPPVGTVTQPLQPATVSINGKKLSDFWVHAIIGNNLPQYTVAQLAVSTFDKGGTAPQQKPVINQYVTVDAFVDPYRGTFSQFNTDFRVQDSNNWYVEVGQRYAQNGNIVRRGDVWNPISFNEVFVPTEEIQFVTAGGAFRTPWGWTLGAKAYYDILTGKSPEYDMVGLYQNPCKCWSLGLYYLQFPDRAQYNFMFSLTGIGWTENFGTTVVRSILSPLLYGEKGLPWAAPGGHFGRPQSVVPDTSAGMR; this comes from the coding sequence GTGGCTGTGGGCTGTCGCCTCTTCGGGGTTGAAATGGCGGAGACTCTCGCTGGGGCACGCAAGCGCCTGGTGTACGCCATCCTGCTGTTCCTGTTCCTTCCCGGCGCCGCCATAGCAGCCGATGAACCGACCGGTACCGCACTGCCGTCGTCGGGCTCCGCTCCGCTTGACCTCACGGCGGACCGCATCGACTACCTGAAAGAGGAGGAGATATACGAGGCCGAGGGGTCGGTCCTCGTCCGTCAGGGGACGTTGCGCCTCGCGGCGGATCATATGACGATTCAGGCCCTTCCTGGGGTGCTGATCGCGACCGGCCATGTCCGTTTGCTTGATCCCCGAGGCGACCTCACCGCGGACCGACTCGAACTCAACATCAATACGGAAGCGGGCATCGTGACCCACGGCCAACTCTATCTGAAAGCCTCCAATACCCAGATTGACGGACGCTTGATGCAGCGGTTCTCGGAAGATCACTACCGGGTGAAGGAGGGTCGATTCACGAATTGCGATGCGGAGCCGGACGAGACGCCGGCCTGGCGGTTCCAGTTCAAGGATCTCGATCTCAATGCCGGAGACGCGCTGGCGTTCAAAGGAGGATGGCTGTGCGTCCTTGACGCACGGGTCCTTCCGTTGCCGACGATGACCTATCCGCTGTCGCCCAGAAAGACCGGATTTCTCATCCCCACGATCGGCTACGACAATCGTTTCGGCTGGCATCTTCAGGAAAGCTTCTTTTGGGCGATCAATCCGAGCCAGGATCTCACGGTTTCTCCGTTTTATTTTACGAAGCTGGGGTATGGGAGCGATTTCGAGTATCGATACGTCTTGGACCGCCTCTCACGCGGACAATGGTTCGTCAGCGCGCTTCAGCAGACGCAGCTCCCCAACGTCTCCGGCGCCGCCGCATCGGGAACGCCAGCTCAAGAATCCCGGGCATTGATCACCGGGACGCACACCCAACAGTTCACGCCGAATACGCTGCTTCGCGTCCAGGCGAACCTGGTGACCGACCCGCAGTACCTCCAACAGTTGAGCAATTCGGGCGCACAGCGGGCGCTGCCGAGCAACGAGAACAACTTGTTGGGGACGCACCGGTTGCCCTATGGGAACATGTATCTCTGGAGCCAATATCTTCAACCGCTGCAAGCCGGAGGTAGCGATACGTTTCAACGGCTGCCAGAGATCGGCTACAGCCTTCCTGATACGACTGTCTTCAAATCGCCGTTTCTGCTCAGTACGGACACGAGTTTTGTATACTTTTATCGCGAACAGGGCTTTACGGAAAACCGCATCGACTTTCTGCCAGGACTGTCCACCGAAATCATCGACGTGGGCCATGTGGTGGGTTTCCGCCCGCAGGCCAAGTTCCGGGAAGTGTATTATTCGCGGGGGATTGACAGTACCAGCAACATCAGCCGCCAGACGTTCTGGGCTGCGTTGGACGCAGGCTCAAAGCTGAGCCGCCGATTCGTGGCAGGTGGCGGCCATGCCGTGCTGCACACCCTCGAACCCAGCGCGATGTATGAGTATGTCCCACAGACGAACCAATCACAGATTGCGCAGATCGACCAGGTCGACGATTTGCCGAAGAAGAACCTATTGACGTACATGCTTCGGAGCCGCGTGCTGGAGCAGAACGGACACACGAGCTTCAATTGGCTCGATCTGACGCTTGCGCAGAGCTACCACGTCGACGGCGTGCAGACCAGCGCGATGAACTTCACCCCCGGCGCCGTGCCGCCGGTGGGTACGGTCACGCAGCCGCTGCAGCCGGCCACCGTTTCGATCAACGGGAAGAAGTTGTCGGATTTTTGGGTGCATGCCATCATCGGAAACAATCTGCCCCAGTACACAGTTGCGCAACTGGCCGTGTCCACATTCGACAAGGGTGGCACGGCGCCGCAGCAGAAGCCGGTGATCAACCAATACGTGACGGTCGACGCGTTCGTGGATCCCTACCGCGGCACCTTCAGCCAATTCAACACGGACTTCCGCGTTCAGGATTCCAATAACTGGTATGTCGAGGTTGGACAGCGGTATGCGCAGAATGGAAATATTGTGCGCCGAGGCGACGTCTGGAACCCGATCTCGTTCAATGAAGTCTTTGTTCCGACCGAGGAAATCCAGTTCGTCACGGCTGGGGGCGCATTCCGTACGCCGTGGGGTTGGACTCTGGGTGCGAAGGCCTATTACGATATCCTTACCGGAAAGAGTCCCGAATACGACATGGTTGGTTTGTATCAGAACCCTTGCAAGTGCTGGTCATTGGGGCTGTACTATCTGCAATTTCCCGATCGCGCCCAGTATAATTTCATGTTCAGCCTCACCGGGATCGGATGGACGGAAAACTTCGGCACCACAGTCGTTCGCAGCATTCTGAGCCCGCTGCTCTACGGCGAAAAAGGGCTGCCGTGGGCGGCTCCAGGAGGGCATTTTGGCCGTCCCCAGTCAGTGGTTCCGGACACCAGTGCGGGAATGCGTTGA